tttttcagattatcGATGTTTTACATCCTGGAAGAGCTAATGTTTCCAAGGTTTGACAAGCTATTTCATTTGACTGATTGGATTTGTTTGCTTTAATTTTTCCAAGTTCTTTGCAAGTTCAGTGCAGCTGTTGTTAATACAATTATTGAGTATTAGAATGAAATGAGTTTAGATCAAAATGGAGATTGAGCAGTCATTTTGAATTGGGGCTAGGTGCTGTTGCCTTAATTGGCTTTGAGAGAGAAAGTTGTTTTATCAGATGCAAAGTATAGCTTGTTCCCAGCTAGGTTTGAGGACAAGGGGTGCGGTAGGTTAACGGTCAGCTTTACAAGTGTCTACATTTTGAGGATCTGAATAGCCATATCCAACTAGTTTAAAATTAATATAGGGGAGAgtgagaaccatgaggtctcataTTCGAATCCTAGGTGAAAACACTAGCAAGTCTGGTGGTGGGAGGTAGCACTTATGTGGAGTTAGTTGATGTGCGACATAAGCTTGTCCGGACACCATGAttattagaaaagaaaaagagagatagGAGAAAGTGCTAAGCATTCGTCGTAGCACATTGATTGTTATATGCTTTTTGGGTTTTTTATGCTTATCTGATTAATATGTCACTGCAGGCcgagttgaaagagaaattgtCAAGGATGTATGAGGTGAAAGATCCCAATGCGATCTTTGTGTTTAAGTTCAGGACCCACTTTGGAGGAGGCAAATCTACTGGTTTTGGCTTGATCTATGATTCTGTTGAAAACGCAAAGAAATACGAGCCAAAGTACAGGCTGATCAGGGTAAGAATCATTTGAGTGTTCAAAGTTAGCATACTAAGTCATTAAGGCAAGAAGGTTATGTGGTACCAAaactttttaatatatttgataaatggAAATGATCTAATATCACTTCATAGCTAATAATCTTTTGAATGGTATTTGTAGTTTTAGTATCTTTACTTGAGAAATGCTTATGGAGCCTTAGCGTGAAAAATGTTGTGATATCCTTTTCGAATTGCACTTTCTGCCAACTTTGTTCTTTAAGAGGGAACAAGTCGGGAAGTTATAGAAACAATTTTGCTTATTTCTGAAGATCTTTTTGTGCAATGATTTGAGAAATTCCTTGTTTATCTCATTGCTCCTTGCTCGTTTTTCCTGCAAAAACCATCTTTTAGATGAATGTGTAGTAAGGGATCATTGCATGGTTTCTGCCAACTCAAGAATCTTAATCCTAGATAAAGTTCAATGGTGTAGTGTAATCTGCTTCAGTAAATTGTGCTTACCAGAAATATTTACACCTTAGTCCATGTTTCCTTGGTTCCTTGTGCTATACTTTTTGGGAATTTTAATAGAAAAAGATTAGTTGGCATTACATGACTTGCATGTTCATCATTTTCAGAAGTTGAGTATCTTACACAACTTCACTAATATTCTCTTCTGCTCTTTTACTATCGAAAAGTAATTGCAAGCTGTTGGGCTGCATTGCTTTGAGCTAGCTATGTTGTAGAAAAAACTGCATTAGTTTGAGCTGAATTGTGTTGCTGTTTGGTCCTTTCCTTGCTCTTTCAGTTGATTCTGGTTTTTTCCTTGCTCTTTCAGTTGATTCTGGTTTTTTTCTCTTGCATTTGTTGCTGTTGCCCTTTGTATGTTTATCTCGTTGATCTACTTCAGTATTGTGGCCTACTGTGCTAGTTCGAGTTGTCATTTTTAAGTAATAACACTCATCTTTAAGTAGAGTAGATGCTTCAGTTTGATGCCCCATTATGTTGAGTGCACCTCCAGCGTTAAATTTGTGGGCTAGTGATTGAATTTGGCTGTAATTTTTTTTCCCGGCTAATTTGTTCAACTATTGAACAACACTTGCAGAATGGATTAGACACAAAGGTTGAGAAGTCCAGGAAGCAGATGAAGGAGCGGAAAAACAGAGCCAAGAAAGTGCGCGGTGTCAAGaaggtaatttctttttttttttttaatgttaccTCTGCAGCTACTACATTGAGATGTTCGTTTTGTTTTGGTTCATCTAATTTATTCTTGTGCTAATGCACCGGTTTCTTGAATGTTGCAGACTAAGGCAGGAGATGCCAAGAAGAAATGATCTGCCTGCCAGTAACAGTTCCTTTAATCCAAATGCAGAAAACGTTTTCCATATTATTTATGTTTCTCTGAACATCTATGCAGAATCTTTTCAATTTTGGTTGAGTCGAGCAAATTTTTTGCATGGTTAAGTGCTAGTGCTTCTAAACTTAAGAGATTTGGGAAAcaatttgtttgttttataattGCCATTTCAATTGTTGCGACAATGATTATGATTAGGATGCTGACTTATTTGAAGAGAGTTTTATCTTCTGGATGACCAACATTCATTGAGTTCTTACTGCTCAATTAAAAACTCAAAAGGGGGAAAGTAATAAATTACTGCTCAATTAAAACTCATAAGGTGGAAAGTAATATATTACTGCTCAATTAAAACTCATAAGGTGAACACTTTAATACTTTATATCAGCTTTTCTGCTGCAATCTAACACCTCtgttacatgaaattaaattttaagtttGAGCAAAGCTTTCCACAAGTCATTGTATTTTCTGTGAGCATTCGTTCAGGAGCTTTGTTGTACATTCAAATGTCCAAAAATGTTTTACACCAATTGTAAAGGATTTGCACTCTTCGCATCTATATGTGATTTTCCATCATCTCTCTTTTTGTCTGTGTTATTTTCCACTTGCTTGTACCAGTCGATTAACGTTAAATTTTCTTATATAATTTGCTTCAGTCAACATATACTGTATTTGCCGATACCGTCCACTATTGTTCGCATGATGGTGAATCTCAATAGTAGGACGATCGCATATTGACAGATCAATAAACAGAGAATCCCAAAGCTTACAAAggaatagtttttaaaaagtaAGTCAAAGATGGAGCTGAAACTACAGCATCACCAGTTTAGTGCCTGGTGGTAACCTCTCTCTTCAAGCTGTGCTTGCTCTGCTTTTCCATTAATGTTGCCTGTCATTAGTACGCTGTAGGATAAGTGAAAGCCAAGAAGGTTGCATAGGGAGAGCAAAGACGAGAATGAAAAGAGGGCGAATAGGGAGAGGTATAAGACAGCGAAGAAGAAAGCAAAGTTAAGAGGTTACAATAGCTAAAACGGCAGCATTTGaacacttgtgggattacattggaGTTGTtgcaaaatagagaaaaatagcTCCTTATAGATCTCCAATTGATATCTCAGATGACTTGGGTACATTCTGAAAGGGCACAAGTATACCATCGTCCTGATTCTACCAGGATTCTTCGATTCAGAAAAAAATTGTTTCAGTATTGAGATTGATCAAATTTATCGACTTCATTTTAACATATTGATTTATGAAGCAACCCCTCTCAATATCTTTATTATACATTCTCTGGATTTGACATATTAACAAACGACGAAACACTTCTAGAACGCTTGAGCATTCAtgttcaaattaatttaattggTATATTCATGTTTCCAACAAGAATGTCAAAACATACTTATTATATACCACTTGATGATAATTTTAGAAACGGATTAATATGTATTGGATACATCAAATGTACCATTATTATAAGGAATCCCGTATTAATACACCAATAGTACTTCAACGGTCATGGTTATATTGGCATAGAAAAAACTGAGGAACTATGACCAAATGAAGGAGACGATCGAGTTCAAAGAACACAAAATTTCAGAAAAGGTAGAACTAAGTACCATATAAATAGCACA
The Capsicum annuum cultivar UCD-10X-F1 chromosome 6, UCD10Xv1.1, whole genome shotgun sequence DNA segment above includes these coding regions:
- the LOC107875266 gene encoding 40S ribosomal protein S24-1 — its product is MADKAVTIRTRKFMTNRLLSRKQFIIDVLHPGRANVSKAELKEKLSRMYEVKDPNAIFVFKFRTHFGGGKSTGFGLIYDSVENAKKYEPKYRLIRNGLDTKVEKSRKQMKERKNRAKKVRGVKKTKAGDAKKK